The Deltaproteobacteria bacterium genome segment TAAACCGAGGATTGTTAGGATTCTGGCAGCGTTGACGCATATTTTTCCAAGAATAATAGGTTGGGCTTGGCTTGCCGTTCCAAGGATTATGTCCATGCTTTGTATTTCCATGTACTCTCTTCTCCATTTTTCATCCTTCTCCCTTTTATTTCACCTTGTGATAACCATCTTTCGCCCAACCACTGCCCTTTAATATAAAGGCTCCTCCGCAGATCAACCGCTTAACAGGAGTTTTTTGACGGCAGCGTGTACAGAAAAGATTGTTGAAAGGTTCGTCCTTTATACTGTGAGATTTCT includes the following:
- a CDS encoding FmdB family transcriptional regulator; translation: MLYVYQCKICSYKIEKSHSIKDEPFNNLFCTRCRQKTPVKRLICGGAFILKGSGWAKDGYHKVK